In Vibrio sp. JC009, a single window of DNA contains:
- a CDS encoding glycosyl hydrolase family 65 protein, giving the protein MFMNYSAGQGELKNWIVEETAFDSAFQGKCEVVMSQGNGYMGTRSATEEKYVGQVRNTFIAGTFNKFDENEVTELPNAADMSAIEIFIDGRRFHLETGEVSKYSRRLNVKNGELIREFNWTNSEGKTFAMRFRRFISQANLHLMAFQVEVTPVDCEATVEIRSGVDAQLSNTGAQHFHEGEKRIYDKRFIELLQHTTESKVDFVFITTHRTFVDGIEEVIEPVLQMDRRKVWVNLSRELKAGETLTTEKTGVVHTSRDKAFDVEGYELQALRGHALENIKASAERRFDELLADSAVEWDRRWDGMNITIGGSDFDQLAIRFAQYQLNIFTPMHDSRFGIGAKGLSGEGYKGHSFWDTEVFMLPFFIYTMPEVARSLLEYRFKTLDGARKKASDNGYIGAQFPWESALTGEEVTPVWGAVDIITGKSTKIWSGFIEQHITCDITYALWQYYQITGDQKFMDEMGYEIMFDTATFWTSRLEWLEEREMWGICNVIGPDEYKEHIDNNAFTNYMVVENIRLAIRYYDDLAANNPELLAALSEKLDLEQARKMWLEKVEDIYLPQPREEDKVIPQDDTYLQKEVIDLTKYKEQPFVGGLFQDYNLEQVNEMQVSKQADLMVLFLQLEDKFDLETKLANWNYYEPKTLHDSSLSLSTHSVLASDVGNPELSYDLFSQAAAIDIGQNMKSSDHGIHAASIGGMWQCVVYGFGGVRMLGGKLRIKPNLPESWDSLNFPIYWKGERLEITVDGSSVRVERPEFNGMPVEIEIAGQPQLIEATEATFNV; this is encoded by the coding sequence ATGTTTATGAACTATAGCGCTGGCCAAGGCGAATTGAAAAACTGGATCGTTGAAGAGACAGCATTCGACTCAGCATTCCAGGGCAAATGTGAAGTAGTAATGAGCCAGGGTAACGGCTACATGGGTACCCGTAGTGCTACGGAAGAGAAGTACGTAGGCCAGGTTCGCAATACATTTATTGCAGGTACTTTCAACAAGTTCGATGAGAACGAAGTAACTGAGCTGCCGAACGCTGCGGATATGAGTGCTATCGAAATCTTTATCGATGGCCGCCGTTTCCACCTTGAAACAGGTGAAGTGAGCAAGTATTCACGTCGCCTTAATGTGAAGAACGGTGAGCTTATCCGTGAGTTCAACTGGACAAACAGCGAAGGCAAAACCTTTGCGATGCGCTTCCGCCGTTTTATCTCTCAGGCAAACCTTCACCTGATGGCGTTTCAGGTAGAAGTGACACCTGTTGATTGCGAAGCGACAGTTGAAATCCGTTCCGGTGTGGATGCTCAGCTTTCAAACACAGGTGCTCAGCACTTCCATGAAGGTGAAAAGCGTATCTATGACAAGCGCTTTATTGAGCTGCTGCAGCACACCACTGAGAGCAAGGTAGACTTTGTCTTTATCACTACTCACCGCACGTTTGTTGATGGTATTGAAGAGGTAATCGAACCTGTTCTGCAGATGGACCGCCGTAAAGTGTGGGTTAACCTGAGCCGCGAACTGAAAGCGGGTGAAACCCTGACCACAGAGAAAACCGGTGTTGTACACACTTCACGTGATAAAGCATTTGATGTTGAAGGCTACGAGCTTCAGGCTCTGCGTGGCCACGCGCTGGAAAATATCAAAGCATCAGCTGAGCGTCGTTTTGATGAGCTGCTGGCTGACAGTGCCGTTGAGTGGGACCGTCGCTGGGATGGTATGAACATCACTATTGGTGGCAGCGATTTCGACCAGTTGGCAATCCGCTTTGCGCAGTACCAGCTAAACATCTTTACACCAATGCACGATTCCCGTTTTGGTATCGGTGCAAAAGGTCTTTCAGGTGAAGGCTACAAGGGCCACTCATTCTGGGATACCGAAGTATTTATGCTTCCGTTCTTTATCTACACCATGCCGGAAGTGGCTCGCAGCCTGCTTGAGTACCGTTTCAAAACGCTGGATGGTGCACGTAAGAAAGCAAGTGATAACGGCTACATCGGTGCTCAGTTCCCTTGGGAGTCAGCACTGACAGGTGAAGAAGTAACGCCTGTATGGGGTGCGGTAGATATCATTACGGGTAAGTCGACCAAAATCTGGTCCGGCTTTATCGAGCAGCATATCACTTGTGACATCACTTACGCGCTTTGGCAGTACTACCAGATCACCGGCGACCAGAAGTTTATGGACGAGATGGGCTACGAGATCATGTTTGATACCGCTACTTTCTGGACAAGCCGTCTGGAGTGGCTGGAAGAGCGTGAGATGTGGGGCATTTGTAATGTCATCGGCCCTGATGAATACAAAGAGCACATCGATAACAACGCCTTCACCAACTACATGGTTGTGGAAAATATCCGTCTGGCAATCCGTTACTACGACGATCTGGCAGCGAACAACCCAGAACTTCTGGCGGCACTTAGCGAGAAGCTGGATCTTGAGCAGGCACGTAAGATGTGGCTGGAAAAAGTAGAAGATATCTACCTTCCTCAGCCACGCGAAGAAGACAAGGTTATCCCGCAGGATGACACTTACCTGCAGAAAGAAGTTATCGACCTGACTAAGTACAAAGAGCAGCCGTTTGTTGGTGGTCTGTTCCAGGATTACAACCTTGAACAGGTTAACGAAATGCAGGTGTCCAAGCAGGCTGACCTTATGGTTCTGTTCCTGCAGCTTGAAGACAAGTTTGACCTTGAGACTAAGCTGGCAAACTGGAACTACTACGAGCCTAAGACGCTGCACGATTCGTCGCTGAGTCTTTCAACTCACTCTGTTCTGGCAAGTGACGTGGGCAACCCTGAGCTTTCTTACGACCTGTTCAGCCAGGCAGCAGCTATCGATATCGGCCAGAACATGAAGAGTTCTGATCACGGTATCCACGCAGCCTCTATCGGCGGCATGTGGCAGTGCGTGGTATACGGCTTCGGTGGTGTTCGTATGCTGGGCGGCAAGCTGCGCATCAAGCCTAATCTTCCTGAAAGCTGGGATAGCCTGAACTTCCCGATTTACTGGAAAGGTGAGCGTCTGGAAATCACAGTGGATGGCTCAAGTGTAAGAGTAGAGCGCCCTGAATTTAACGGTATGCCTGTAGAGATTGAAATCGCAGGTCAGCCACAACTTATCGAAGCAACTGAGGCAACTTTCAATGTGTAA
- a CDS encoding carbohydrate ABC transporter permease: MANLAANSVPASENMATLEAISKFQARRRWAKVAWVYSALLLVATIMLGTFVVAFLASLKDNPLEQPFKFNFPQVQPANWSSAYDLGNQGNDAPFFGGFAPGAEVSFSVTYAVEDGKELAVPSIEVPRRRPGTGMAAALVKHFAADYAQVSTPQLISKSDNVTFIEKRGRKETQKQGHSETWKFTIRYLGDGPEIATLPLTVAVPRGQVLVDSTLSPSRMERRGRVAAWDNAAPGLIGYVFKSYVRVYTESVSLDTGKSLFMSWTINSFLIAFGKVILTLFFACTAGYALARLKFTGARAVFAFMLFSMMVPGQVTFISNYLIYKDIGLLNTPWAVITAIVASGQVLIMKQFFENIPKELEEAAIVDGASPAVILWRVFMPLAKPAILSVTILGFQGAWNDFFWPLVVINSPPEAFTLPVGLLSLRNAYGVAGDWNLILAGAFLSTIPVLIVFIVFQRYFIGNDISSAVKG; the protein is encoded by the coding sequence ATGGCTAACTTAGCAGCAAACAGCGTCCCGGCTTCAGAGAACATGGCGACACTTGAAGCTATCTCAAAATTTCAGGCGCGCCGTCGCTGGGCAAAAGTGGCATGGGTTTACAGCGCACTTCTGCTGGTAGCAACCATTATGCTGGGTACTTTTGTGGTGGCATTTCTGGCAAGCCTTAAAGATAACCCGCTTGAACAGCCGTTTAAGTTTAACTTCCCTCAGGTGCAGCCGGCTAACTGGAGTTCGGCCTATGACCTGGGTAATCAGGGCAACGATGCACCTTTCTTCGGTGGCTTTGCTCCGGGTGCAGAAGTGAGCTTTAGCGTGACTTATGCCGTTGAAGACGGAAAAGAACTGGCGGTTCCTTCAATTGAGGTACCAAGACGCCGACCGGGCACCGGTATGGCCGCAGCCCTGGTTAAGCATTTTGCCGCTGACTATGCGCAGGTAAGTACACCACAGCTGATTTCAAAAAGTGATAACGTCACTTTTATTGAGAAGCGCGGGCGCAAAGAGACTCAGAAACAGGGTCACAGCGAAACCTGGAAATTCACCATCCGCTATCTGGGTGACGGACCGGAAATCGCAACACTGCCGCTGACCGTTGCCGTGCCGCGAGGTCAGGTTCTGGTGGACAGCACGCTATCACCAAGCCGTATGGAACGCCGTGGTCGTGTGGCGGCATGGGATAACGCTGCACCGGGTCTTATCGGATATGTGTTTAAGAGCTATGTACGGGTTTACACCGAGTCAGTGAGCTTAGATACCGGCAAGAGCCTGTTTATGAGCTGGACCATCAACTCGTTCCTGATTGCTTTTGGCAAGGTGATTCTGACGCTGTTCTTTGCCTGTACGGCAGGGTATGCACTGGCAAGACTTAAGTTCACCGGGGCGCGCGCAGTCTTTGCTTTCATGCTGTTTAGCATGATGGTTCCGGGGCAGGTGACCTTTATCTCGAATTATCTGATTTATAAAGATATTGGTTTGCTGAATACGCCATGGGCCGTGATTACTGCCATCGTTGCATCCGGTCAGGTTCTGATTATGAAACAGTTCTTCGAGAACATTCCCAAAGAACTGGAAGAGGCTGCAATTGTGGATGGCGCAAGCCCGGCAGTGATTCTCTGGCGAGTGTTTATGCCTCTTGCCAAACCGGCGATTCTGTCGGTAACCATCCTGGGTTTTCAGGGGGCATGGAACGACTTTTTCTGGCCGCTGGTGGTGATTAACAGTCCACCGGAAGCCTTCACACTACCTGTTGGTTTGCTGAGTTTACGCAATGCCTACGGGGTAGCAGGTGACTGGAACCTGATTCTGGCGGGCGCATTCCTGTCAACAATCCCAGTACTGATTGTATTTATTGTTTTCCAACGTTACTTCATCGGTAACGACATTTCTTCCGCAGTTAAAGGTTAA